The DNA segment TGGCACCAACCGAGTTTGAGGAGCGAGTCGCTCAGGTTCTTGCTTCTTGTCTTTTTTCTCTTCACTCTTGCAAATGTTTTCGTTTTCTTCTTAATTTAAAAATGTTGTTTCTTTATTCCTAGGCTTTCTTTGATTTGGAAAACACCAACCAGGAGCTGAAAAGTGACTTGAAAGATCTCTACATCAACCAAGCTGTGTAAGTACTCATTTCTAGAGTCTGCAACGATCTTAACATTGGCTGAGATCTCTTTCTGTGCAGTTCAATGGATATTGCTGGCAACCGCAAGGCTGTTGTGATCTACGTTCCGTTCAGATTGAGGAAAGCCTTCCGCAAGATTCATTCCCGTCTTGTCAGAGAGCTTGAGAAGAAGTTCAGTGGTAACGACGTTATCTTTGTTGCCACCAGAAGAATCATGCGTCCCCCTAAGAAAGGCTCCGCTGTTCAGAGACCGCGCAACAGGACTCTCACATCCGTCCATGAAGCCATGCTGGAGGATGTCGC comes from the Brassica rapa cultivar Chiifu-401-42 chromosome A01, CAAS_Brap_v3.01, whole genome shotgun sequence genome and includes:
- the LOC103843377 gene encoding 40S ribosomal protein S7, producing the protein MFSAQNKIHKDKGVAPTEFEERVAQAFFDLENTNQELKSDLKDLYINQAVSMDIAGNRKAVVIYVPFRLRKAFRKIHSRLVRELEKKFSGNDVIFVATRRIMRPPKKGSAVQRPRNRTLTSVHEAMLEDVAYPAEIVGKRTRYRVDGTKIMKVYLEPKERNNTEYKLETMVGVYRKLTGKDVVFEYPVADP